In one Andrena cerasifolii isolate SP2316 chromosome 2, iyAndCera1_principal, whole genome shotgun sequence genomic region, the following are encoded:
- the Dnapol-theta gene encoding DNA polymerase theta isoform X2 produces the protein MNSARSLISMPELSMNSDDILHLCIETISDGHSVLIFCPTKNWCEKLAEQIAAAFFKLGREDTTLGKTLRQQLDSTLIAETLEQLKRSPIGLDSVLKNTVSFGTAFHHAGLTMDERDIIEGSFRSGSLRVLVATSTLSSGVNLPARRVIVRSPMFGGKILDCLTYRQMIGRAGRMGKDTAGESILMCKSNEQKAAEILLSASLEPIESCLEDSGPLIRAFLEAIASEVVYTPSDLELYTKCTLIHLSDEHNPKNPSNEAIKFLINNEFLLSQKTEEGHRWVATAFGKACLAASIPPRDGLFLLEELQKARRCFVLDTELHVIYLVTPVSSGSQIGNIDWMTFLELWKTISESERRVGQLVGVEERFLTSAIKGVVRPGKILSIHRRFYTALALHDLVREVPLNKVCKTYGCCRGVLQSLQQSASTFAGMVTQFCKQLGWDCMELLVSQFQTRLQFGVCRELLDLLRLPMLNGLRARSLYKQGITSVAELAIANELDVERALYKALPFESEKEQDGEHESEAVKRNKIRTVFVTGKDGLTPHEAAAQLVHEARVLVQNELRLQDMSWKQNEQSVTTNESCNARPSQAQQDTLLSSKHTNALTNVEVSAYDNSQSKVHVNITVQNTCSTNTKSANSINEEEEALNHKSLEKSEVNTNIVENNKTLETNVVSNVAQESKNDNIKLTDQLLQLTIPKLYNSPTEKLSFDFFEESSPKMAHDSQKRRDSESLLSFKDSKKNQTHNFTMKHSMDDVQDVEKASNIPTKKSRTSNEINTASSICVNAITQASFENDTKPRVSGSPSLFDDTLNLDTQILNVLEQNIDSLHFSEFEETILSQNKSATENKEKTKLQATKNINTEAQTEKNIKDKHINKTPLNFTNSQAKRSILSWKEDSWNESKKITEKLNQICDKNTKEENGEVPVKRSIRNVKNTNMGEIVESPGTSNSTPEMRRKLPAVFEKSVNTSDNLRKISQKHKFKDRCTEKSPVTNVIAFSNRRASFDSNKSDSDDIIIASQNMDSPAASIRIRSRLDSEKKRKMCTQTVPNRVLDGAANYTSPVSETIHIKKYKFKPKLKEILPRNVLTSKDCSTDSVISNSDEGTPIKSEKLLQKSKISLKKVQKDSETCLQTNTMSNISETTNWNTLNIVKVGSDRGTFNLFKREVMQKRYIALALNCEMYTNDVNNIGSKIVGSTNSERKKRSKKLEKYVYADKKLCGAAISWESNIAYYITFSNDQDLKIPGREQMKLLKEVLANTVLSVKCFATKEIFKTLYKCCGISASCKFLDPTVARWLHDGNVYEKNFNEMVKDYFPQGCFITKRIGTCYDTGPGLNIESTIPGEFRASAEAVLTWYITDTLLDKLTQLSPTLLYTFKDIEMKTVTLLASMELTGLGVSFKSLQDLSSVIREEMRSLEERAYALSGKKFNFSSSKEVAEVLGLSKGKKVSVNKAVLGQSDHPISNLVISWRKLNGTQSKIIYPILSLAQHSSRVHGNCVTHTLTGRVSMHEPNLQNVPKDFNSEDNSFVISVRMAFVAGVGNIILSADYCQLELRILAHFSKDATLCDIMRKPGDIFRNIAANWNHVSEDQVDDKMRQRTKQLCYGMIYGMGVKTLAETLSVNEIEAQEFLGSFMNAYPGISKWLSSVLEKARTNGYVTTLLERRRMLPGLASTITAEKSQAERQAVNTKVQGSAADIAKKAMVNIEERIRFEFPTSAIVMPTVHPMRQLRSNSRDALQRGGYLVLQLHDELLYEVNINDLRQFAIIVKESMEHVCQLAVPLPVKLKVGPAWGDLSEFNF, from the exons ATGAACAGTGCAAG GAGTCTAATATCAATGCCAGAGTTAAGTATGAATTCAGATGATATCCTTCATCTGTGCATTGAAACAATATCCGATGGACACAGTGTGTTGATCTTTTGCCCAACGAAAAATTGGTGTGAAAAATTAGCTGAACAAATAGCAGCTGCATTTTTCAAACTAG GCCGAGAAGATACAACACTCGGTAAGACCTTAAGGCAACAATTAGATTCTACATTAATCGCGGAAACATTGGAGCAATTAAAACGCAGCCCGATTGGTTTGGATAGTGTGTTAAAAAACACTGTTTCATTTGGAACCGCTTTTCATCACGCTGGTCTTACCATGGATGAACGGGATATTATAGAAGGATCTTTCCG ATCAGGATCTTTGAGAGTCCTTGTCGCAACTTCAACTTTAAGTAGCGGAGTGAATTTACCAGCAAGAAGGGTAATTGTCAGATCTCCAATGTTTGGTGGTAAAATATTGGATTGTCTTACTTACAGACAAATGATAGGGCGCGCAGGTAGAATGGGAAAGGATACAGCAG GTGAGAGTATACTCATGTGCAAATCAAACGAGCAAAAAGCAGCTGAAATATTACTATCAGCTTCGTTAGAACCGATTGAGTCTTGCCTCGAAGACTCGGGACCTTTAATTCGAGCGTTTCTGGAAGCTATAGCTAGCGAAGTTGTATATACTCCATCGGACCTCGAATTGTACACTAAATGTACTTTAATACATTTAAGTGACGAGCACAATCCAAAAAACCCTTCGAACGAAgcaatcaaatttttaataaacaatgaaTTCCTACT ATCGCAAAAGACAGAAGAAGGGCACAGATGGGTAGCTACGGCTTTCGGAAAAGCGTGCTTGGCTGCTTCTATACCACCCAGGGACGGTTTGTTCTTGCTCGAGGAACTTCAAAAAGCAAGGCGGTGTTTCGTGTTGGACACAGAATTGCACGTTATATATTTAGTAACACCTGTTAGTTCTGGAAGCCAAATTGGAAACATAGATTGGATGACCTTTCTAGAATTGTGGAAAACGATTTCAGAAAGCGAACGAAGAGTTGGCCAACTAGTTGGTGTAGAAGAACGATTCTTAACATCGGCTATTAAGGGCGTTGTACGCCCAGGAAAAATA CTTAGTATACATAGAAGATTCTATACTGCGCTAGCTTTACACGACTTAGTACGCGAAGTTCCTCTCAATAAAGTTTGTAAAACATATGGTTGCTGCCGTGGAGTTCTTCAAAGCTTACAACAGTCTGCTTCTACATTTGCTG GAATGGTCACCCAATTTTGTAAACAACTGGGTTGGGACTGCATGGAATTGTTAGTTTCCCAATTCCAGACCCGTTTACAGTTTGGCGTATGTAGAGAATTATTGGATTTGCTACGTCTTCCAATGTTAAATGGGCTGCGAGCAAGAAGTCTTTACAAGCAAGGAATCACATCTGTGGCAGAGTTAGCTATCGCTAATGAACTTGATGTCGAGCGAGCACTTTACAAAGCACTTCCTTTTGAAAG cgAAAAGGAACAAGATGGCGAACATGAATCGGAAGCTGtgaaacgaaataaaataaGGACAGTGTTCGTTACTGGAAAAGATGGTTTAACGCCACATGAAGCTGCTGCCCAGTTGGTACACGAAGCTAGAGTGTTAGTCCAG AACGAACTGAGATTGCAAGACATGTCGTGGAAGCAAAATGAGCAATCTGTTACTACAAATGAATCTTGCAACGCAAGGCCTTCACAAGCGCAACAAGATACATTGCTAAGTTCGAAACATACAAATGCCTTAACAAACGTTGAAGTTTCTGCATACGACAATTCCCAAAGCAAAGTTCACGTAAATATTACCGTACAAAACACTTGTTCAACTAATACCAAAAGTGCTAATTCCATTAATGAAGAAGAAGAGGCATTAAATCATAAGTCATTGGAAAAGTCTGAAGTTAATACAAATattgtagaaaataataaaactctCGAAACTAATGTGGTTAGCAATGTAGCTCAAGAAAGTAAGAATGACAATATAAAACTTACTGATCAGCTATTGCAACTAACTATTCCGAAACTTTACAATTCCCCGACTGAAAAATTGTCCTTTGACTTCTTCGAGGAAAGTAGTCCAAAAATGGCACATGACTCCCAAAAAAGAAGAGACAGTGAATCTTTACTCAGTTTCAAAGAcagcaaaaaaaatcaaactcACAATTTTACTATGAAACATTCTATGGATGACGTGCAGGATGTTGAAAAAGCAAGTAACATTCCCACTAAGAAAAGCAGAACCTCGAATGAAATAAATACTGCATCATCGATTTGCGTAAATGCGATAACACAAGCCAGTTTTGAAAATGATACGAAACCAAGAGTTTCGGGAAGCCCCAGTTTAtttgatgacactttaaatctCGATACTCAAATTTTAAATGTCCTTGAGCAAAACATTGATTCTTTGCATTTCTCTGAATTCGAGGAGACTATATTATCTCAAAATAAATCGGCAACAGAGAATAAAGAGAAAACAAAACTTCAGGCCACTAAAAACATTAATACAGAAGCACagacagagaaaaatataaaagataaaCATATAAACAAGACTCCtttaaatttcacaaattcACAGGCGAAACGCAGCATACTGTCGTGGAAAGAAGATTCTTGGAATGAATCAAagaaaataacagaaaagttaaatcaaatttgtgataaaaatactAAAGAAGAAAATGGAGAAGTACCAGTTAAACGCAGTATTAGAAATGTAAAGAACACAAATATGGGAGAAATCGTAGAAAGCCCTGGAACAAGTAACTCAACACCAGAGATGAGAAGAAAGTTGCCCGCAGTGTTCGAAAAATCAGTGAATACTTCTGATAATTTGCGAAAAATATCGCAGAagcataaatttaaagataGATGTACTGAAAAATCACCCGTGACGAATGTAATAGCTTTCAGCAATCGTCGAGCGTCATTTGATTCAAACAAATCTGATTCAGATGACATTATTATTGCTTCGCAAAATATGGATTCGCCTGCCGCAAGTATCAGAATACGAAGCAGATTAGATTCTGAAAAGAAGCGAAAGATGTGCACCCAAACAGTTCCCAATCGCGTACTGGATGGTGCGGCAAATTATACGAGTCCTGTTTCCGAAACgatacatataaaaaaatataaatttaaaccaaaattgaaagaaatacttcCAAGAAATGTACTAACTTCTAAAGACTGTAGTACAGACAGTGTAATCTCAAATTCGGATGAGGGTACACCCATAAAGTCCGAGAAACTCTTGCAAAAGTctaaaattagtttaaaaaaagtacaaaagGATTCTGAAACGTGCCTACAGACCAACACTATGAGCAACATAAGTGAAACCACTAATTGGAATACGTTAAATATTGTAAAAGTTGGAAGTGATAGAGGAACATTTAATTTATTCAAGCGCGAAGTAATGCAAAAGCGATATATTGCGCTAGCTCTAAATTGCGAAATGTATACTAACGACGTGAATAATATCGGCTCCAAAATTGTTGGCTCCACCAATAGTGAAAGGAAAAAGAGATCCAAGAAACTAGAAAAATATGTTTATGctgataaaaaattatgtgGGGCTGCTATTTCTTGGGAAAGCAATATTGCTTATTATATTACTTTCTCTAATGATCAAG ATTTAAAAATTCCAGGCAGGGAGCAAATGAAGCTATTGAAAGAAGTACTTGCTAACACAGTCCTGTCTGTGAAATGTTTCGCaactaaagaaatatttaaaacctTATACAAGTGCTGTGGTATTTCTGCGAGCTGCAAGTTCTTAGATCCAACCGTAGCAAGGTGGTTACACGATGGCAacgtttatgaaaaaaattttaacgaaatG GTAAAAGACTATTTTCCACAAGGATGCTTCATAACGAAACGGATAGGCACGTGTTATGACACGGGACCTGGATTGAACATCGAAAGCACAATACCAGGAGAATTCAGAGCATCTGCAGAAGCTGTACTTACATGGTACATAACGGACACTCTGTTAGATAAATTAACACAATTAAGTCCAACATTACTGTACACATTTAAAG ATATTGAAATGAAAACGGTGACTTTACTAGCTAGCATGGAATTAACTGGTCTAGGGGTATCTTTCAAGTCATTACAAGACTTGTCTTCAGTTATTCGCGAAGAAATGAGATCGTTAGAAGAACGAGCATATGCATTATCtgggaaaaaattcaatttctcctcGTCCAAAGAAGTTGCCGAG GTTCTAGGTTTATCTAAAGGGAAAAAAGTTAGCGTTAATAAAGCTGTATTGGGGCAGTCTGATCACCCAATATCTAATCTTGTTATATCATGGCGTAAATTAAATGGAACCCAATCGAAA ATTATTTATCCAATATTGAGTCTGGCTCAGCACAGTTCCCGTGTTCACGGTAACTGTGTTACACACACATTAACTGGCAGAGTCTCGATGCACGAACCGAATTTGCAAAATGTACCAAAGGACTTTAATTCTGAAGACAACAGCTTCGTGATAAGTGTACGAATGGCGTTTGTAGCTGGGGTAGGCAATATTATATTGTCAGCAGACTACTGTCAACTTGAATTGAGAATATTAGCTCATTTTTCTAAAGATGCAACATTGTGCGACATTATGCGAAAGCCAGGTGATATATTCAGAAACATTGCAGCAAATTGGAATCACGTGTCTGAAGATCAG GTGGATGATAAAATGCGTCAACGTACAAAGCAATTGTGCTATGGAATGATCTATGGTATGGGGGTAAAGACACTAGCCGAAACTTTGTCTGTAAACGAGATTGAAGCCCAAGAATTTTTAGGCTCTTTTATGAATGCATATCCAGGTATATCTAAATGGTTGAGTAGTGTGTTAGAAAAAGCTCGTACGAATGGATATGTAACAACGCTTTTAGAAAGACGTAGAATGCTTCCTGGATTGGCCAGTACAATTACAGCAGAAAAAT CACAAGCAGAACGTCAAGCAGTGAACACAAAAGTTCAAGGCTCTGCAGCAGATATTGCCAAAAAAGCAATGGTAAATATCGAAGAAAGGATACGATTCGAATTTCCTACTTCAGCGATCGTTATGCCCACTGTTCATCCTATGCGTCAATTAAGGAGCAATAGCAGAGATGCGCTACAAAGGGGCGGCTATTTAGTATTACAGCTTCATGATGAACTATTGTACGAG GTAAATATAAACGACCTACGGCAATTCGCAATAATAGTAAAAGAATCAATGGAGCATGTGTGCCAACTTGCAGTGCCATTACCCGTAAAGCTCAAAGTTGGACCTGCATGGGGGGATCtttctgaatttaatttttaa
- the Cpsf73 gene encoding cleavage and polyadenylation specificity factor 73 produces the protein MSSKRKPDTQVPAEESDLLSIRPLGAGQEVGRSCIMLEFKGKKIMLDCGIHPGLSGMDALPFVDLVEADEIDLLLISHFHLDHCGALPWFLQKTSFKGRCFMTHATKAIYRWLLSDYIKVSNIATEQMLYTESDLETSMDKIETINFHEEKDVFGIKFWAYNAGHVLGAAMFMIEIAGVKILYTGDFSRQEDRHLMAAEIPNIHPDVLITESTYGTHIHEKREDREGRFTNLVHEIVNRGGRCLIPVFALGRAQELLLILDEYWSQHPELHEIPIYYASSLAKKCMAVYQTYVNAMNDKIRRQIAINNPFVFKHISNLKGIDHFEDIGPCVVMASPGMMQSGLSRELFESWCTDAKNGVIIAGYCVEGTLAKTILSEPEEITTMSGQKLPLKMSVDYISFSAHTDYQQTSEFIRILKPPHVVLVHGEQNEMGRLKAALQREYEDDPSTTMEIHNPRNTVAVELYFRGEKTAKVMGTLAMETPKPGQTLSGVLVKRNFNYHMLAPCDLSKYTDMSMSQVVQRQSVYFSASLPVLKHLLIQIAGNLEVIDDKKLRVFKNVDVTIEGKIVTMEWVATPVNDMYADSVLTAILQAEMMDQPPKVLPAPTKMDRMHFKECLIEMLQEMFGEDSVPKIFKGEKLYVTVDGKKAHIDLLNLEVTSKEDETFQQIVQTAVTKLHQSLAPPCDTI, from the coding sequence ATGTCctcaaaaagaaaaccagacaCACAAGTGCCAGCCGAAGAGAGCGACTTGTTATCGATTAGGCCACTTGGCGCCGGCCAGGAAGTGGGAAGATCATGTATTATGCTGGAGTTTaagggaaagaaaattatgTTGGACTGTGGCATTCATCCAGGTTTATCTGGAATGGATGCGCTACCTTTCGTAGACTTAGTAGAAGCAGATGAAATTGATCTGCTTTTAATCTCTCACTTTCATTTGGACCATTGCGGGGCTTTGCCTTGGTTTCTACAAAAGACCAGCTTTAAAGGACGATGCTTCATGACTCACGCCACCAAAGCCATCTATCGTTGGCTGCTATCCGACTACATCAAAGTAAGCAATATTGCCACGGAACAAATGTTATATACCGAATCGGATCTTGAAACAAGTATGGATAAAATAGAAACGATTAACTTCCACGAGGAGAAGGATGTATTTGGAATAAAGTTCTGGGCCTACAATGCTGGGCACGTATTGGGCGCCGCTATGTTTATGATAGAAATAGCGGGCGTTAAAATCTTATATACCGGAGATTTCAGTCGACAAGAAGATAGACACTTAATGGCCGCTGAAATTCCAAACATTCACCCAGATGTTTTAATCACTGAATCTACTTATGGCACGCACATCCACGAAAAGAGAGAAGATCGCGAAGGAAGATTTACCAACCTGGTTCATGAGATCGTTAACAGAGGTGGAAGGTGCTTAATACCCGTGTTCGCTTTGGGTAGAGCACAAGAGCTGCTCCTCATTTTAGACGAATACTGGAGCCAGCATCCCGAACTCCATGAAATTCCTATATACTACGCTTCTTCTTTGGCAAAGAAGTGTATGGCTGTCTACCAGACTTACGTGAATGCGATGAATGACAAAATCAGAAGGCAAATAGCAATTAACAATCCTTTTGTATTTAAGCACATTTCTAACTTAAAAGGCATCGATCATTTCGAAGATATTGGGCCATGCGTGGTGATGGCTTCACCCGGTATGATGCAGAGTGGTCTCTCCAGGGAATTGTTCGAGTCCTGGTGTACGGATGCGAAGAACGGAGTTATAATAGCTGGTTATTGCGTAGAAGGAACATTGGCGAAGACTATCCTATCGGAACCCGAAGAGATTACAACCATGTCTGGGCAAAAGTTACCGCTGAAAATGTCCGTTGACTATATATCATTTTCGGCGCATACGGATTATCAGCAGACTTCAGAATTTATACGTATTTTAAAGCCTCCGCATGTTGTCCTCGTGCATGGAGAACAAAATGAGATGGGTAGATTGAAAGCTGCTCTACAGCGAGAATACGAAGATGACCCTAGCACGACAATGGAAATACATAATCCTAGGAATACAGTCGCCGTGGAGTTGTACTTCAGAGGCGAAAAGACGGCCAAGGTGATGGGCACATTAGCGATGGAAACACCGAAACCCGGGCAAACATTATCTGGAGTTTTAGTCAAGAGAAACTTCAACTATCACATGCTAGCGCCTTGCGACTTATCCAAATATACAGATATGAGTATGAGTCAAGTTGTTCAGCGGCAAAGCGTGTATTTCTCAGCATCGCTACCGGTACTAAAGCATCTTCTAATTCAGATCGCTGGAAATCTGGAAGTCATCGACGATAAGAAATTACGCGTTTTTAAGAACGTTGATGTTACAATCGAGGGGAAAATTGTTACTATGGAGTGGGTCGCGACACCTGTAAACGATATGTACGCAGATTCCGTTCTGACTGCAATATTGCAGGCTGAGATGATGGACCAGCCGCCGAAAGTATTACCGGCGCCTACAAAGATGGATAGGATGCATTTTAAGGAGTGTCTGATAGAGATGCTTCAGGAAATGTTTGGCGAGGATTCTGTTCCTAAAATTTTCAAAGGGGAGAAACTGTACGTGACGGTCGATGGAAAGAAGGCGCACATAGATTTATTGAATTTAGAAGTAACTAGTAAAGAAGATGAAACTTTCCAGCAAATAGTACAAACGGCGGTAACGAAACTACATCAATCACTGGCACCACCCTGTGATACCATTTGa
- the LOC143379026 gene encoding venom acid phosphatase Acph-1 isoform X3, with translation MSSLLQIAKTEYRVELVQVLLRHGERTPREKELWPKDTHDLSTYEPWGLGQMTNQGKMREYRIGQMLRERYGDFLGDTYHPRDVYAVSSDMDRTKMSLQLVLAGLYHPSPTQLWNESIPWMPIPTHYMPEKIDILMKPDFSPVYTAALEAAKNSEETLKKISTYKDLFNYLTEKTGLNVTRTNQVYEMYNAVVAQRSMNLTSPEWCTDEVYKKMQEVVDLEYKIRSSTAALRRLNGGTIVKRFIDNIKRHEENDRKRKIYLYSGHEVNIAAYVRAHNLTEPVLPPYGCAIILEKLSDESGKQFVRMLQWTGITEELIPYKLNDDEICPIDKYVKMVEGVIPSEEECNHMWDYVSKEDLQNLYDEKLSFD, from the exons ATGA GTTCCCTTCTTCAAATAGCGAAAACGGAATACCGAGTGGAGCTGGTGCAGGTG CTGCTCAGACATGGAGAACGAACGCCCCGTGAAAAGGAGCTGTGGCCGAAAGATACACACGATTTATCGACATACGAGCCGTGGGGTCTTGGACAGATGACGAAC CAAGGGAAGATGAGAGAGTATCGTATCGGCCAAATGCTAAGAGAACGCTATGGTGACTTCTTAGGAGATACTTATCATCCCAGGGACGTGTACGCGGTCAGCTCGGACATGGATCGAACAAAAATGTCCCTTCAGCTGGTCCTGGCTGGACTTTATCACCCGTCACCCACGCAATTATGGAACGAGAGTATACCATGGATGCCTATACCGACTCACTATATGCCGGAGAAAATAGACATTCTAATGAAACCAGATTTCTCTCCAGT GTATACAGCAGCTTTAGAGGCAGCGAAAAATTCGGAAGAAACTCTGAAAAAAATCTCAACCTACAAAGACCTGTTTAATTATCTTACCGAGAAGACTGGTTTAAATGTAACTAGAACGAATCAAGTGTACGAAATGTATAATGCGGTGGTAGCTCAG AGAAGCATGAACCTCACGAGTCCGGAATGGTGCACGGACGAAGTGTATAAAAAGATGCAAGAAGTTGTGGACCTCGAATATAAAATTCGTTCTTCCACAGCGGCGCTGAGACGACTGAACGGTGGCACGATCGTCAAGAGGTTCATTGATAACATTAAGCGACACGAGGAAAATGACAGGAAACGAAAGATTTATTTGTATAGTGGGCACGAAGTAAATATCGCGGCATACGTGAGAGCGCACAACCTCACCGAGCCAGTATTGCCACCTTATGGGTGTGCGATTATATTAGAAAAATTGAGCGACGAAAGTGGCAAGCAGTTCGTCAgg ATGCTTCAGTGGACTGGAATCACGGAAGAATTGATTCCTTATAAGCTCAACGATGACGAGATCTGTCCGATAgataaatatgtaaaaatggtGGAAGGCGTAATTCCATCGGAAGAGGAATGTAATCATATGTGGGATTATGTATCGAAAGAAGATTTGCAAAATCTATACGATGAAAAGTTGAGCTTCGATTAA
- the LOC143379026 gene encoding venom acid phosphatase Acph-1 isoform X1, whose translation MLCNFVPARIYSNIRNISRSLLQIAKTEYRVELVQVLLRHGERTPREKELWPKDTHDLSTYEPWGLGQMTNQGKMREYRIGQMLRERYGDFLGDTYHPRDVYAVSSDMDRTKMSLQLVLAGLYHPSPTQLWNESIPWMPIPTHYMPEKIDILMKPDFSPVYTAALEAAKNSEETLKKISTYKDLFNYLTEKTGLNVTRTNQVYEMYNAVVAQRSMNLTSPEWCTDEVYKKMQEVVDLEYKIRSSTAALRRLNGGTIVKRFIDNIKRHEENDRKRKIYLYSGHEVNIAAYVRAHNLTEPVLPPYGCAIILEKLSDESGKQFVRMLQWTGITEELIPYKLNDDEICPIDKYVKMVEGVIPSEEECNHMWDYVSKEDLQNLYDEKLSFD comes from the exons ATGTTGTGCAACTTTGTTCCCGCGCGAATTTATTCGAACATACGAAACATTTCAC GTTCCCTTCTTCAAATAGCGAAAACGGAATACCGAGTGGAGCTGGTGCAGGTG CTGCTCAGACATGGAGAACGAACGCCCCGTGAAAAGGAGCTGTGGCCGAAAGATACACACGATTTATCGACATACGAGCCGTGGGGTCTTGGACAGATGACGAAC CAAGGGAAGATGAGAGAGTATCGTATCGGCCAAATGCTAAGAGAACGCTATGGTGACTTCTTAGGAGATACTTATCATCCCAGGGACGTGTACGCGGTCAGCTCGGACATGGATCGAACAAAAATGTCCCTTCAGCTGGTCCTGGCTGGACTTTATCACCCGTCACCCACGCAATTATGGAACGAGAGTATACCATGGATGCCTATACCGACTCACTATATGCCGGAGAAAATAGACATTCTAATGAAACCAGATTTCTCTCCAGT GTATACAGCAGCTTTAGAGGCAGCGAAAAATTCGGAAGAAACTCTGAAAAAAATCTCAACCTACAAAGACCTGTTTAATTATCTTACCGAGAAGACTGGTTTAAATGTAACTAGAACGAATCAAGTGTACGAAATGTATAATGCGGTGGTAGCTCAG AGAAGCATGAACCTCACGAGTCCGGAATGGTGCACGGACGAAGTGTATAAAAAGATGCAAGAAGTTGTGGACCTCGAATATAAAATTCGTTCTTCCACAGCGGCGCTGAGACGACTGAACGGTGGCACGATCGTCAAGAGGTTCATTGATAACATTAAGCGACACGAGGAAAATGACAGGAAACGAAAGATTTATTTGTATAGTGGGCACGAAGTAAATATCGCGGCATACGTGAGAGCGCACAACCTCACCGAGCCAGTATTGCCACCTTATGGGTGTGCGATTATATTAGAAAAATTGAGCGACGAAAGTGGCAAGCAGTTCGTCAgg ATGCTTCAGTGGACTGGAATCACGGAAGAATTGATTCCTTATAAGCTCAACGATGACGAGATCTGTCCGATAgataaatatgtaaaaatggtGGAAGGCGTAATTCCATCGGAAGAGGAATGTAATCATATGTGGGATTATGTATCGAAAGAAGATTTGCAAAATCTATACGATGAAAAGTTGAGCTTCGATTAA
- the LOC143379026 gene encoding venom acid phosphatase Acph-1 isoform X2, with translation MARGKLALTILILVLGSLLQIAKTEYRVELVQVLLRHGERTPREKELWPKDTHDLSTYEPWGLGQMTNQGKMREYRIGQMLRERYGDFLGDTYHPRDVYAVSSDMDRTKMSLQLVLAGLYHPSPTQLWNESIPWMPIPTHYMPEKIDILMKPDFSPVYTAALEAAKNSEETLKKISTYKDLFNYLTEKTGLNVTRTNQVYEMYNAVVAQRSMNLTSPEWCTDEVYKKMQEVVDLEYKIRSSTAALRRLNGGTIVKRFIDNIKRHEENDRKRKIYLYSGHEVNIAAYVRAHNLTEPVLPPYGCAIILEKLSDESGKQFVRMLQWTGITEELIPYKLNDDEICPIDKYVKMVEGVIPSEEECNHMWDYVSKEDLQNLYDEKLSFD, from the exons ATGGCTCGCGGGAAATTAGCTTTAACGATTCTCATCCTTGTACTAGGTTCCCTTCTTCAAATAGCGAAAACGGAATACCGAGTGGAGCTGGTGCAGGTG CTGCTCAGACATGGAGAACGAACGCCCCGTGAAAAGGAGCTGTGGCCGAAAGATACACACGATTTATCGACATACGAGCCGTGGGGTCTTGGACAGATGACGAAC CAAGGGAAGATGAGAGAGTATCGTATCGGCCAAATGCTAAGAGAACGCTATGGTGACTTCTTAGGAGATACTTATCATCCCAGGGACGTGTACGCGGTCAGCTCGGACATGGATCGAACAAAAATGTCCCTTCAGCTGGTCCTGGCTGGACTTTATCACCCGTCACCCACGCAATTATGGAACGAGAGTATACCATGGATGCCTATACCGACTCACTATATGCCGGAGAAAATAGACATTCTAATGAAACCAGATTTCTCTCCAGT GTATACAGCAGCTTTAGAGGCAGCGAAAAATTCGGAAGAAACTCTGAAAAAAATCTCAACCTACAAAGACCTGTTTAATTATCTTACCGAGAAGACTGGTTTAAATGTAACTAGAACGAATCAAGTGTACGAAATGTATAATGCGGTGGTAGCTCAG AGAAGCATGAACCTCACGAGTCCGGAATGGTGCACGGACGAAGTGTATAAAAAGATGCAAGAAGTTGTGGACCTCGAATATAAAATTCGTTCTTCCACAGCGGCGCTGAGACGACTGAACGGTGGCACGATCGTCAAGAGGTTCATTGATAACATTAAGCGACACGAGGAAAATGACAGGAAACGAAAGATTTATTTGTATAGTGGGCACGAAGTAAATATCGCGGCATACGTGAGAGCGCACAACCTCACCGAGCCAGTATTGCCACCTTATGGGTGTGCGATTATATTAGAAAAATTGAGCGACGAAAGTGGCAAGCAGTTCGTCAgg ATGCTTCAGTGGACTGGAATCACGGAAGAATTGATTCCTTATAAGCTCAACGATGACGAGATCTGTCCGATAgataaatatgtaaaaatggtGGAAGGCGTAATTCCATCGGAAGAGGAATGTAATCATATGTGGGATTATGTATCGAAAGAAGATTTGCAAAATCTATACGATGAAAAGTTGAGCTTCGATTAA